A region of the Mesoterricola sediminis genome:
CCGCCGCGCCGGCGTGGGCCCCCTGGTGGGCACCCGCACCTGGGGCGGCCTGGTGGGCATCGGCGGCTATCCGTCCCTCCTGGACGGCGGCAGCGTCACCGCCCCCCGCTGGGGCCTCTTCGGCGTCGGCACCGGCTGGGACGTGGAGAACATCGGCGTCGCCCCCGACGTCGAGGTGGAGATGGACCCCGCCCTGGTCCGCCAGGGCCGCGAGCCCCAGCTGGAGCGGGCCGTGAAGCTCGTCCTCGAGATGCTGGAGAAGCAGCCCCCCCAGACCTTCCCCCACCCCCCCATCCCGGCCCACGCGGACACCCTGCCGAAGCCGTGAGGCCCGGCATCTCCTTGATGCGCAGGGTCTGGAGCGCACCGCCGTGGTGGACCTCGACGGTGCTGTCGGGACTCGTGTCATCCTTGGCGAATGCCTCGGGGCTGGGGAGAGGTTCACCCGATGGAGGCCGAGGGGCTCCAGGGAATGCAGCAGATCCGGGATCACCTGGCCAGCTGGGCAGAAGGCCATTGAGATCAGAGAGATTGAAGGCTCTTCTCCACCTCGGCCACTCGGTTTCCGGATAACCCTGCCTTCCGTGCGAAATCACCGAAAGCTTCAACCGACGCTGCCACGTCCCCAAGGATGCCCCTGGGGTTCCGCACTCCGAACCGTTCGGCGTCCAGCAGCAGGTCGTCCCGGGTGATGTCCTGGAACTTCCCGTTCACGGCCATCTGGTGCTGACAGGTCCAGTCCCCTTTGGGGTTATAGGCGTAGGTCAGATCATAGGCGGGGGCGAGTTCCCAGGCTCCTCCCCGACGCAGAAGGAAGGCCAGGTTCTTCGTGTGGTCATCGCAGTTCATGGCCATCACGTTGAAGGCCATCCGGCGGAACAACTCGTCGATGGCGTCCGAGTCCATCCCGAGCGCGGCCATGGCCATGAAGGCCTGAGCGTAGGTGTGGACGGCAACCTGCTTGAAGTCCATGTGCTCCATGGCGCACAAGGTCTGCACGTGGTGCTTCTCATCCCCGTCCCGGTCGAACCGACGTGTCATGAAATGGGCCCGCCCCCCCTCTTCAAGGAGCCTGCAATCCGCCATCCGGATGCCAGCGGCCCGGGCCATCAGATGGTAGGCGTATTCCAGCCTCCCGAAGCCCTTGCCTCCGCCGAGCGTCCGATCCGCGGCGACACCGTCGAATTTCAGGAGCCAATGCTCGAACCCCGGGTCCGCAGCGAATTGGCCACTGCGCATTTCACCTGTCACGGGGTTCCAGGCGACCACGGCCTTCGCGCGGGCGCCGCCCGCAGAGGTGCCCACGCTGATGATCCGATCCAGGGCGGCCTTCGCCGCTCCTTCCGTCGCGAGGGTGCCATGGACTGCCTTCCTTGCCGCTTCCACCAGGCCTTTCAGGTCCAAGGCTTCTTTGCTGTCCGTCCGGGTGCCCAAGGTCGGGCGAAATTCCAGGGCTCCCATGCCCCGCTTGGCCATGTAGGCCAGCCGGTCCAAAGGCGTCACGGATGCCACGGTGTGGCCCCGGCTCGTCATGTAGGCGTTGATGAGGGCGTTGCCGAAGTCGTCAGGCAGGGCGTCCGAGAGCAGGGCTGGAAGACGCTGGTAGGTCGCCTCCGGGAGGTTCGGGAAGATGTAGGGTCCCCTGTGGTTGCCAACCGGCATGGTCCGGGGGGCCAGTTCGACCCCTGTCCGTAGCCACTCGGGCGTGTAGGCGAATACGTAAAACCCCTGCTTGGGATCCAGGGCCACCGCTCCCACCATCTGGCCCCAAGCCCGGACCGCGATCGCCCGACTAGACATTCGGCTTCCTTCGCTTGTAAACCCTGCGGGGCATATCCTTGCGCTTGAGCAAGATGAGGGGGTCCACCGATGGCTCGGGCGGGACCATCGCGTCCAAACCCTCAAGGATGCCCAAGGCCTTCATGACCCGGAGCAAAGAATCGAGGCTGGATCCCGTGCCCTTCTCCAGGGCGCGTACGGTGCGATCAGATATCCCTGCCCGTTCGGCCAATTCCGTCTGCTCCAAGCGGCGACGCAGACGACAATTCTTGAGCCTTTCCCCCATTTCCCGGGCGAGCTCTGGAACGGACATAAAATCAAAATTCACAACCAGCGCCTTTCTTCCGGTTGAAACGC
Encoded here:
- a CDS encoding type II toxin-antitoxin system HipA family toxin, with the protein product MSSRAIAVRAWGQMVGAVALDPKQGFYVFAYTPEWLRTGVELAPRTMPVGNHRGPYIFPNLPEATYQRLPALLSDALPDDFGNALINAYMTSRGHTVASVTPLDRLAYMAKRGMGALEFRPTLGTRTDSKEALDLKGLVEAARKAVHGTLATEGAAKAALDRIISVGTSAGGARAKAVVAWNPVTGEMRSGQFAADPGFEHWLLKFDGVAADRTLGGGKGFGRLEYAYHLMARAAGIRMADCRLLEEGGRAHFMTRRFDRDGDEKHHVQTLCAMEHMDFKQVAVHTYAQAFMAMAALGMDSDAIDELFRRMAFNVMAMNCDDHTKNLAFLLRRGGAWELAPAYDLTYAYNPKGDWTCQHQMAVNGKFQDITRDDLLLDAERFGVRNPRGILGDVAASVEAFGDFARKAGLSGNRVAEVEKSLQSL
- a CDS encoding helix-turn-helix domain-containing protein, producing the protein MTAVEEHPLAVSQNDLAGSAIADGMEGAVVSSLRAPKNQACQVVEFDVTPSEAFLRLPLNLLTNGRIYPVLTMKLNRLDFQCRKYSSAISPRCVSTGRKALVVNFDFMSVPELAREMGERLKNCRLRRRLEQTELAERAGISDRTVRALEKGTGSSLDSLLRVMKALGILEGLDAMVPPEPSVDPLILLKRKDMPRRVYKRRKPNV